From Zingiber officinale cultivar Zhangliang chromosome 5B, Zo_v1.1, whole genome shotgun sequence, the proteins below share one genomic window:
- the LOC121984647 gene encoding uncharacterized protein LOC121984647, with translation MGQDVVLECQSYSGASLRPKVVTSSSPSGRNVQLKERKGGLANRHQCLDWYDGKFTEFNHRYSSSLEYKSMHSGKLSVNDDNEVLKRGSMYQSAREVRRMRKEFEGRSKLDFRHCDDAFISFEIIDHLPLHDINKPNQFCDQKFLPLVSSSAESKPISDNTVNLITTSSVEFLDLSFRDLPDKPFTMDNSCLEFALEKDSVVDDCLDIYLHVADKQIPTKVAPGSLEPGLLKDQSSDGHEKVHHRNQEEIIYDGDSVKTPPKCYSENAEISNTNSEMKNWFAEARGSKTMFSPLKRIFDPIMKSRSVRDSSLAETHKPTSVFPIDIGKKVVSDKSLLNEVSIKEDTKSDLMQGLLAAAESPAHLHGFLKLDTENGRPSFEFSLQDSEEVLSANTRKTDDACNWVYTFHSSKKKSNSSRAPKGTHGSLPSLIGQMQASCYLCSEVIENGHLPNSIVMEFVLYDIARASRDLSGEESNVMKNLVIAEAPQRNNFEKYPDSSRLALSNHNSNSSTSYPWFSNELHPEYEIAAIAIQMLLPFDRKEIPKIRKEFSSKENQKGCKRPIIDQRKDTNRNLNPCIVKVVTPCGNHGRPKADEDGPSSLLDRWRFGRGCDCGGWDMGCPIIVFDNLHGDERINHSREFKKPLLLFLQGSKEQVPALTVMADEKRQHAVHFHAHFSALQAFSICIAVLHASEVSSAVISKRSRRRLYPDSLRLLLEEEVRHLIEAVGNEEQRKGKEGVEQIPATFFLEPPISPMGRV, from the exons ATGGGTCAAGATGTAGTTTTGGAATGCCAAAGCTATTCTGGAGCAAGTTTAAGGCCTaaagttgttacttcctccaGTCCAAGCGGTAGGAACGTACAGCTGAAGGAAAGAAAAGGGGGACTTGCAAACAGGCACCAATGCTTGGATTGGTATGATGGCAAATTCACAGAATTTAATCATCGTTACTCATCAAGTCTTGAGTATAAAAGCATGCACTCTGGGAAGCTCAGCGTCAACGATGACAATGAAGTGTTAAAAAGAGGTTCTATGTATCAGAGTGCTAGGGAAGTCAGGAGAATGAGAAAAGAATTTGAAGGAAGATCAAAATTAGACTTTAGGCACTGTGATGATGCTTTTATTTCATTTGAGATCATAGATCACTTGCCTCTGCATGATATAAACAAACCCAATCAGTTCTGCGATCAGAAGTTTTTGCCTCTGGTGTCCTCTAGTGCTGAGTCAAAACCTATATCGGACAATACAGTTAACTTGATCACCACAAGTTCCGTGGAGTTCCTGGATCTCTCATTTCGTGATCTTCCTGACAAGCCTTTTACCATGGATAACTCCTGCTTAGAATTTGCTCTAGAAAAGGATAGTGTGGTAGATGATTGCTTAGATATCTACTTGCATGTAGCTGACAAACAAATTCCTACGAAGGTAGCTCCTGGGTCTCTCGAACCAGGTCTGCTCAAGGATCAAAGTTCTGATGGCCATGAAAAGGTTCATCATAGAAATCAAGAGGAAATTATTTACGATGGAGATTCAGTAAAAACTCCTCCAAAATGCTATTCAGAAAATGCAGAAATATCCAATACTAATTCAGAGATGAAAAATTGGTTTGCTGAAGCAAGGGGATCAAAGACCATGTTTAGTCcacttaaaagaatttttgatcCGATAATGAAATCCAGGTCAGTGCGAGATTCATCTCTTGCAGAGACACATAAACCTACGAGTGTCTTTCCTATAGATATTGGGAAGAAAGTAGTGTCTGATAAATCTTTACTAAATGAGGTTTCCATCAAAGAGGATACAAAATCTGATTTGATGCAAGGACTATTGGCTGCTGCTGAATCTCCTGCTCACCTACATGGATTTCTTAAATTGGACACAGAGAATGGTCGTCCCTCATTCGAGTTTTCTCTACAAGACTCAGAAGAAGTCTTATCCGCAAATACACGTAAAACAGACGATGCATGTAACTGGGTTTACACCTTTCATAGCTCTAAGAAGAAGAGTAATTCTAGTCGGGCACCCAAAGGCACACATGGAAGTTTACCTTCATTAATTGGGCAGATGCAGGCGTCTTGTTATTTATGTTCTGAAGTGATAGAAAATGGACATTTGCCTAACTCAATAGTGATGGAGTTTGTTTTGTATGACATTGCACGAGCAAGCAGAGATCTCTCCGGTGAAGAGAGTAATGTTATGAAAAACCTCGTAATAGCAGAAGCTCCACAGAGAAACAATTTTGAGAAATATCCAGATTCTTCCAGACTTGCATTAAGTAATCACAACTCCAATTCTTCGACTTCTTACCCTTGGTTTTCAAATGAGTTGCATCCAGAATATGAGATTGCAGCTATTGCAATCCAAATGCTCTTGCCCTTTGACAGAAAGGAAATTCCAAAAATTAGGAAGGAGTTCAGCTCAAAAGAGAATCAAAAGGGATGTAAACGTCCTATAATTGATCAGAGAAAGGACACCAACAGAAACCTGAATCCTTGCATAGTGAAGGTTGTCACTCCATGTGGGAATCATGGGCGGCCAAAAGCTGATGAAGATGGCCCATCTTCACTTCTAGATCGATGGAGATTTGGCAGAGGCTGTGATTGTGGTGGTTGGGACATGGGCTGCCcaattattgtatttgataatcTGCATGGTGATGAAAGGATAAATCATTCAAGGGAATTTAAAAAACCATTGTTGCTTTTTCTTCAG GGTAGCAAGGAGCAAGTGCCTGCACTGACAGTAATGGCTGATGAAAAACGACAACACGCAGTCCACTTCCATGCCCATTTCTCTGCTCTGCAGGCATTTTCGATCTGTATTGCCGTATTGCATGCATCTGAAGTTTCTTCAGCTGTTATTAGCAAGAGGAGCAGGCGAAGATTGTATCCTGATTCATTAAGATTGCTCCTTGAGGAAGAAGTGAGGCATTTGATCGAAGCTGTTGGAAACGAAGAGcaaagaaaagggaaagaggGAGTAGAGCAAATACCAGCTACCTTTTTCCTTGAACCACCTATTTCTCCTATGGGCAGGGTGTAG